The following are encoded in a window of Roseimaritima ulvae genomic DNA:
- a CDS encoding peroxiredoxin family protein, producing the protein MLQQVPGFRISRIRSPWQRGGAVCLGGVLLSLLMFAGCGGDAEPAGEQGAAAPADSNPSLSDQVAALAAARQAEADGQDPSASAPTAAPDPPSVAEQTAGTFQLPADATPSQLLEALEKIDRQIQRVATQQTEFDTPEKIQAEIKRLATVKLQAASRLAAMASLPPEMLKLSKRGKLQALSHLVALGDVASTPELKQFAEQLSQSSDPTLAVESRLVMIGFAMEQLQVSNDPQPVVDLVEQLANNAEVLGMPALMTMGQARSGLQQYGYSAAARQVRQQMVRAFEGHPDPNIRAMAEDLASAERFDVLDSLRRDLEQQRTVTPAQWQSEAANLVRRGADLGALRYLSQAALHFEVTGMKEFAKVTYETIRNGFADTEDPELRNEQQIILATHNARQQIIGKTLEVDLPDTTGAPYDYSSLRGKVVLMPFWAAEHPESISVFRLLESIRDKYPNQVALLGVNVDLDEASLIQFEREIRLDWPSLRSPDPLQQGIENPLAMQTGVTSFPFVVLIDQQGKVRKVFLTNVGIEAATEKLLQASTPES; encoded by the coding sequence ATGCTTCAACAGGTGCCTGGCTTTCGCATTTCCCGGATTCGATCCCCCTGGCAACGGGGGGGGGCGGTCTGTCTCGGCGGCGTCTTGCTGTCGCTGCTGATGTTCGCCGGTTGTGGCGGGGATGCCGAGCCGGCTGGGGAACAGGGTGCCGCTGCCCCCGCGGACTCCAATCCTTCGTTGAGCGACCAGGTAGCGGCGTTGGCGGCCGCTCGCCAGGCCGAGGCCGACGGCCAGGATCCTTCGGCCTCCGCTCCAACCGCCGCTCCCGATCCACCCTCGGTGGCCGAACAAACGGCCGGCACATTCCAACTGCCCGCCGATGCCACTCCCTCGCAGTTGCTCGAAGCGCTCGAAAAGATCGACCGCCAAATTCAACGCGTGGCCACGCAGCAAACCGAATTCGACACGCCCGAAAAAATCCAAGCCGAAATCAAACGCTTGGCAACCGTCAAACTGCAAGCCGCCAGCCGGTTGGCGGCCATGGCCTCGCTGCCCCCCGAAATGCTCAAGCTCAGCAAACGCGGCAAGCTGCAGGCACTGTCGCATCTGGTGGCCCTGGGCGACGTCGCCTCCACGCCCGAACTGAAACAGTTTGCCGAACAGCTGTCGCAAAGCAGTGATCCCACGCTGGCCGTCGAAAGCCGCTTGGTGATGATCGGGTTTGCTATGGAACAATTGCAAGTCAGCAACGATCCCCAACCGGTCGTCGACTTGGTCGAACAATTGGCCAATAACGCCGAGGTGTTGGGGATGCCCGCCTTGATGACCATGGGGCAAGCCCGCAGTGGGTTGCAGCAGTACGGCTACTCAGCCGCCGCGCGGCAGGTCCGCCAGCAGATGGTGCGGGCTTTTGAAGGCCACCCCGATCCCAACATCCGCGCCATGGCCGAAGACTTGGCCAGCGCCGAACGCTTCGATGTCTTGGATTCGCTCCGCCGCGACCTCGAACAACAACGCACCGTGACGCCCGCCCAGTGGCAATCCGAAGCGGCGAATCTGGTCCGCCGCGGCGCCGACCTGGGGGCCCTGCGGTATCTATCGCAAGCCGCTCTGCACTTTGAAGTCACGGGCATGAAAGAATTCGCCAAGGTGACCTACGAAACTATCCGCAATGGATTTGCCGATACCGAGGATCCCGAACTGCGCAATGAGCAACAGATCATCTTGGCCACGCACAACGCGCGGCAACAGATCATCGGCAAAACCCTGGAAGTCGATTTACCCGACACCACGGGCGCCCCTTACGACTACAGCAGCCTGCGAGGGAAAGTGGTGTTGATGCCCTTCTGGGCCGCCGAGCATCCCGAATCGATTTCCGTGTTTCGGCTGTTGGAGAGCATCCGCGACAAGTACCCCAACCAAGTTGCTCTACTGGGCGTCAACGTCGACTTGGACGAAGCCTCCCTGATTCAGTTCGAACGCGAAATCCGGCTCGACTGGCCCAGCTTGCGAAGCCCCGATCCTTTGCAACAGGGGATCGAAAATCCACTGGCCATGCAGACCGGGGTGACGTCTTTTCCCTTTGTGGTGCTGATCGATCAACAGGGCAAGGTCCGCAAAGTCTTTCTGACCAACGTGGGCATCGAAGCCGCCACCGAGAAGCTGCTGCAGGCCTCGACGCCAGAGTCTTGA
- a CDS encoding polysaccharide biosynthesis protein, translating to MQTPIPPFGTPHAFQHRLGRRVKTLLVLLPTLALSLLGAYWLRFDGHLQLDQLQQWWAALPLVLVVKTAFFVWGRLGRSWHAFFSMHDAVRLARVICLTTLAIAAYNTLMPAEARLPRGVIAIDACLTALLLGGSLTLRRRIREHRERRRFGDSKNRQAVVIAGNAIASEVFLRSLRTGNHSKYYPVGLVTDRKRLLHREVAGVPVLGLVDQAAEVAQTTHAKTVLLVSGELPGSQVRRIVERCDEADIKVQVVPDVNRIVDGHVDFQPRNVAIEDLLGRESVSLDDTQVADWVRGKTVLVTGSCGSIGSELSRQLLRLEPARLLLMDRSETGQFFLERELEAAVQQGQIEIIVADATDYARMEALFAQHRPQLVFHAAAYKHVPLMEKHPGEAVKNIVGATRNLADLAREYDVETFVMVSTDKAVNPTSVMGCCKRIAELYSQSLNPIEDEQGCRFVTVRFGNVLGSAGSVIPVFRNQIAAGGPLTITHPDMTRFFMTIPEASQLVIQAGCVGAGGEIFVLDMGEPVRIMDLARDMVRLSGLQLGIDIELKISGLRPGEKLYEELYAEDETRRPTPYPKILVADSITMSRLEITRHVSRLLQLAEADGLTVRKHLQQVVPSYHPELLAAPQPTRLRAA from the coding sequence ATGCAAACCCCCATCCCCCCATTCGGCACGCCCCACGCGTTTCAACACCGGCTGGGGCGACGCGTAAAAACCCTGTTGGTTTTGCTCCCCACCTTGGCCCTGTCCTTGCTGGGCGCCTATTGGCTGCGATTTGACGGCCACTTGCAACTTGACCAGTTGCAGCAGTGGTGGGCTGCCCTGCCGTTGGTCCTGGTGGTCAAGACCGCGTTTTTCGTGTGGGGGCGTTTGGGCCGCAGCTGGCACGCCTTTTTCTCGATGCACGATGCCGTGCGACTGGCCCGCGTGATCTGCTTAACCACGCTGGCAATCGCCGCTTACAACACACTCATGCCCGCCGAAGCCCGCCTGCCACGCGGCGTGATCGCTATCGACGCCTGCCTGACGGCCCTGCTGCTCGGCGGTAGCCTGACGCTGCGACGCCGGATCCGCGAACACCGTGAACGTCGGCGATTCGGTGACAGCAAAAACCGCCAGGCCGTCGTCATCGCCGGCAACGCAATCGCTAGCGAAGTTTTCCTTCGCTCCCTGCGGACCGGCAACCACAGCAAATACTACCCGGTAGGCCTGGTCACCGATCGCAAGCGATTACTGCATCGCGAAGTCGCCGGCGTCCCCGTGCTGGGGTTGGTCGACCAAGCCGCCGAAGTCGCCCAGACCACGCACGCGAAAACCGTCCTGCTTGTTTCCGGCGAACTGCCCGGCAGTCAGGTGCGACGCATCGTCGAACGTTGCGACGAGGCAGACATCAAAGTCCAAGTGGTTCCCGATGTGAACCGGATCGTCGATGGACACGTCGACTTCCAACCACGAAACGTGGCCATCGAAGACCTGTTGGGTCGGGAAAGCGTTTCTCTGGACGATACCCAAGTCGCCGATTGGGTGCGGGGAAAGACGGTCCTGGTCACCGGCAGTTGCGGGTCGATCGGCAGCGAGCTGTCGCGACAACTGCTGAGGCTCGAACCCGCTCGGCTGTTGCTAATGGATCGCAGCGAAACCGGCCAATTCTTCCTTGAACGCGAATTGGAAGCCGCCGTCCAGCAGGGACAAATCGAAATCATCGTCGCCGACGCCACCGATTACGCTCGGATGGAAGCCCTGTTCGCACAACACCGGCCCCAACTGGTGTTCCACGCCGCAGCCTACAAGCACGTTCCCTTGATGGAAAAACACCCCGGCGAAGCGGTCAAGAATATCGTCGGTGCCACACGCAACTTGGCCGACCTGGCTCGAGAATATGATGTCGAAACCTTTGTCATGGTCAGTACCGACAAAGCCGTGAACCCCACCAGCGTGATGGGCTGCTGCAAACGCATCGCCGAACTGTACTCCCAATCGCTCAATCCCATCGAGGACGAACAGGGCTGCCGGTTTGTGACCGTCCGCTTCGGCAACGTGCTGGGTTCCGCAGGCAGTGTGATCCCCGTGTTCCGCAACCAAATCGCCGCCGGCGGACCGTTGACAATCACCCACCCGGACATGACGCGGTTCTTTATGACGATCCCCGAAGCCAGCCAATTGGTGATTCAGGCAGGCTGCGTTGGGGCGGGCGGCGAAATCTTTGTGCTCGACATGGGCGAACCGGTGCGGATCATGGACCTCGCCCGCGACATGGTGCGACTGTCAGGCCTGCAACTAGGCATTGATATCGAATTAAAAATCTCCGGTCTGCGTCCCGGCGAAAAACTGTATGAAGAGTTGTATGCCGAGGACGAAACGCGGCGTCCTACTCCGTACCCCAAAATCCTTGTGGCCGACAGCATCACGATGTCTCGGCTGGAAATTACCCGCCACGTGTCTCGCCTGCTGCAACTGGCCGAAGCCGATGGGCTCACCGTGCGAAAACATTTGCAGCAAGTCGTCCCCAGCTATCATCCCGAATTACTGGCTGCTCCCCAGCCAACCCGACTGCGGGCCGCCTAA
- a CDS encoding metallophosphoesterase family protein produces the protein MAGESFRFLHASDFHLERPMGDLDELPTHLHDALANAPWKAAEAVFEAALLENVDFVVLAGDLLNPSLAGPRGIALLVEQFENLHEQNIPVFWAAGDADDPQKWPEAITLPDNVTLFPRGQTEAVPVVRGGTTICMVVGRSSEGRSAVHVPSFRIDPTDHFTVAVATGSAEADALAEGRFDYWALGGRHQRRDIEDAARVAAVYCGSPQGRALTEPGGHGYTIVDIDSDGNGRVHHTDCDSFRYCHVKVDAAEISAAGDIRNFLSQRIARLQHEQGERHLLIGWDLSLAGGEALQAVGDPAQLLKWLRQEHGHGNPAAWTVQLAVRPPSTYPKSWHEEDTILGDFLRVTDRHRKSGGTELNLKPLTEEHPGLPSTVETLLGEPHTGARSEVLGQAALLGVELLRGGKVNLS, from the coding sequence ATGGCTGGCGAATCATTTCGGTTTCTACACGCAAGTGACTTTCATCTTGAACGTCCGATGGGCGATTTGGATGAACTGCCCACCCATCTACACGACGCCCTAGCGAACGCTCCTTGGAAGGCGGCCGAAGCGGTGTTCGAAGCCGCCTTGTTGGAAAACGTGGACTTTGTGGTCCTGGCCGGCGATCTGTTAAACCCGTCCTTGGCCGGGCCCCGTGGCATCGCCCTGTTGGTCGAACAGTTCGAGAACCTGCACGAACAAAATATCCCCGTATTTTGGGCCGCCGGCGATGCAGACGATCCGCAAAAATGGCCCGAAGCGATCACCTTGCCGGACAACGTCACGCTGTTCCCGCGGGGACAAACCGAAGCCGTCCCGGTGGTTCGCGGCGGCACCACAATCTGTATGGTCGTCGGCCGCAGCAGCGAAGGTCGGTCCGCCGTGCACGTACCCTCCTTCCGCATCGATCCCACCGACCACTTTACCGTCGCCGTGGCCACGGGCAGTGCCGAAGCGGACGCGTTGGCTGAAGGGCGCTTTGACTATTGGGCCCTCGGCGGTCGACACCAACGCCGCGACATCGAGGACGCCGCCCGCGTGGCCGCGGTCTACTGCGGCAGTCCTCAGGGCCGAGCGTTAACGGAACCGGGCGGTCATGGTTACACGATTGTGGACATCGATTCCGACGGCAACGGACGCGTCCACCACACGGATTGCGATAGTTTCCGATACTGCCATGTGAAAGTCGACGCGGCGGAAATCTCCGCGGCGGGTGATATTCGCAACTTCCTCAGCCAACGCATCGCGCGGCTGCAACACGAACAAGGCGAACGGCATCTGTTGATCGGTTGGGACCTGTCTCTGGCCGGTGGCGAAGCCTTACAAGCGGTCGGTGACCCGGCCCAATTGCTGAAGTGGTTGCGGCAAGAACACGGCCATGGCAACCCCGCTGCCTGGACGGTTCAGCTGGCGGTGCGGCCGCCGTCGACGTATCCCAAAAGCTGGCATGAAGAAGACACGATCCTGGGCGACTTCCTGCGGGTTACCGACCGACATCGCAAGAGCGGCGGCACCGAACTGAATCTAAAACCGCTCACCGAAGAACATCCGGGGCTGCCGTCCACGGTGGAAACGTTGTTGGGTGAACCGCACACGGGCGCTCGTAGCGAAGTGCTTGGACAAGCCGCCCTGTTGGGCGTGGAATTGCTGCGGGGCGGGAAGGTGAATTTAAGTTGA
- a CDS encoding AAA family ATPase — protein sequence MKIRDIQIDGFGVWTGLSVDSLSEGMTLFYGPNEAGKTTLMQFVRAMLYGFTPDRRNRYLPPIHGGTPGGALRVTGPGGGYEIRRRAQLTDPDSIGQLSVTGSDGLSQGQHRLGSLLGQIDESIFKNVFAIGLRELQELSTLDDTAAADELYKLSSGLDRVSLVDCIRSLKSGRKKLIGQTIADEEELGRMASWMRRREKLRDEIESLTRNGRRWSELASQRRAQQQEIAELGERVERWEVDAKTVEVATTVHDLWSQRNSLQTDIQKLHTDQELPDEAPSQLVQLDAQLEERTQKLAELKQKRRELRDKADQLPLSRRMSDLQGRIEAASQQGTWIEAIQQQIETLDGQITKAEQQLETDAEKIGLDEDERLALLEGKDDSLPDLSRSSLSALAGPAREVKEQTFLLRQTRNEGIRDKQEVEKLEAKLRDTLDHAQATDLQDALKRQGESISLIRQCIQTEEHLDKLKRHYRDLEKESLDLATDQALPVERTILLFLPFVLGGMSFLYGLFHLFKFTAMVSQPSNNTGMLCILFGILALGWYYFIRERGDRGTSLDLEDCERQIDTLRLQIREVETERNELQHALPPGNGSLETRLREAEELLLDLEAALPGYHSHLAAKQRLATSRRRADAATAGLKEAKAKWQRTLKQLGLSESLSPSSVRKLSDGYQTLLASRQRVQELQSERQQRRRELQSLAKRIEGLYLEAVGPEAETAASQKAKRQEAGDDHDDDFADLHAATTPAPQSSVPLRKDPLGQLTQLNEELSRQQHWIKRRRELIEQDHQYKRQQAALTRSIERTEQNRRSLWAKCGVVTAEQFYQLVDHKAKLTELKAEAEELQQQFRKMIGNQVDYDEVLQQLEGAKLTDLEGRWDRLTNQIAQANQRIDALRTKQGELSQEMKQLSQDHRLSTAQLELGCVERQIEGLARRWQTLAMTSCLLEDVCKTVENERQPETLREASSFLTQLTDGKYTRIWTPLGTNRLNIDASEGGSLRLEVLSRGTREAVFIALRLSLAAAYARRGVMLPLVLDDVLVNFDRTRALHAARTLQTFAELGHQVMMFTCHEHIADIFHEIGAEVRLLPEQGSPGSATILEPPQYEEEPEYEEQQEYEEEVYEEEEQEVYEEPEAVAEPEPEPEPEPEPEPQAVTPEPEPEPEPEPQLVLPEPVAKPTPPPKPAPQPEPLVVLPPPRPVVRRPAPARPEPVFAEPIIHEPEPVLAKQGEPSIDWMWYERDNDQHASSAPQPVTAQADAKQAAPQLSGDLWFNSDPSTAVPPVPEEVWDRPEAWWDGKRDRTSAFPG from the coding sequence GTGAAAATTCGTGACATCCAAATTGATGGCTTTGGCGTTTGGACCGGTCTGTCGGTCGATTCGCTCTCCGAAGGCATGACGTTGTTCTATGGCCCCAACGAAGCGGGCAAGACAACGTTGATGCAATTCGTCCGCGCGATGCTGTATGGGTTCACGCCCGATCGCCGCAACCGTTACCTGCCGCCCATCCACGGTGGCACGCCCGGCGGGGCCCTGCGCGTGACCGGCCCCGGAGGCGGCTATGAAATCCGTCGCCGCGCGCAATTGACCGACCCCGACAGCATCGGCCAATTATCGGTCACCGGTTCCGATGGACTCAGCCAGGGCCAGCACCGACTGGGTAGCCTGCTGGGACAGATTGATGAGTCGATCTTTAAAAACGTGTTCGCCATCGGCCTCCGCGAACTGCAAGAATTGAGCACGCTGGACGATACCGCGGCCGCTGACGAACTGTACAAATTGTCCTCCGGCCTGGACCGCGTGTCGTTGGTCGATTGCATCCGTTCCTTAAAGTCCGGACGCAAAAAACTGATCGGCCAAACGATCGCCGACGAGGAAGAACTGGGCCGCATGGCCAGCTGGATGCGGCGCCGCGAAAAACTGCGCGACGAAATCGAATCGCTGACCCGCAACGGTCGCCGCTGGAGCGAACTGGCGTCGCAGCGCCGTGCCCAACAACAGGAAATCGCGGAGCTGGGTGAACGCGTCGAACGCTGGGAAGTCGATGCCAAGACCGTCGAAGTCGCGACCACCGTGCATGACCTGTGGAGCCAGCGAAACAGCCTGCAGACCGACATCCAAAAACTGCATACCGACCAGGAACTGCCCGACGAGGCTCCCTCGCAACTGGTGCAACTGGACGCCCAGCTGGAAGAACGCACGCAGAAGCTGGCCGAGCTGAAACAGAAACGCCGCGAGCTGCGCGATAAAGCCGACCAATTGCCGCTCAGCCGGCGAATGTCCGATCTGCAAGGACGGATCGAAGCGGCCAGCCAGCAGGGCACCTGGATCGAAGCTATCCAGCAACAGATCGAGACGCTCGACGGACAAATCACCAAAGCCGAACAGCAACTGGAAACCGACGCGGAAAAGATCGGCCTGGACGAAGACGAACGCTTGGCCCTGCTGGAGGGCAAAGACGACTCCCTGCCCGACCTCTCGCGTTCCTCCTTGAGCGCCCTGGCCGGCCCGGCTCGCGAAGTCAAAGAGCAAACCTTCCTGCTGCGGCAAACCCGTAACGAGGGGATCCGCGACAAGCAGGAAGTCGAAAAGCTAGAAGCGAAACTGCGCGACACGCTGGATCATGCTCAGGCCACCGACCTGCAAGACGCGCTCAAACGCCAAGGCGAATCGATCTCGCTGATTCGCCAATGCATCCAGACCGAAGAACATCTGGACAAATTAAAACGGCACTACCGCGACCTGGAAAAAGAATCGCTGGATCTGGCCACCGACCAGGCCCTGCCCGTCGAACGCACGATCCTGCTGTTCCTGCCCTTCGTGCTCGGCGGTATGAGCTTCCTGTACGGCTTGTTCCACCTGTTCAAATTCACGGCGATGGTCAGCCAGCCGTCCAATAACACCGGCATGCTGTGCATCCTGTTCGGGATCCTGGCGCTGGGCTGGTATTACTTCATCCGCGAACGCGGTGATCGTGGTACCTCGCTGGACTTGGAAGACTGCGAACGTCAAATCGATACGTTGCGGTTGCAAATCCGCGAAGTCGAAACCGAACGCAACGAACTGCAACACGCCCTGCCCCCAGGCAACGGCTCGTTGGAAACACGACTGCGCGAAGCCGAAGAGTTGTTGCTGGACCTGGAAGCCGCTTTGCCGGGATACCACAGCCATCTGGCCGCCAAACAACGACTGGCCACCAGCCGCAGACGAGCCGATGCGGCGACCGCCGGACTGAAAGAAGCCAAAGCCAAATGGCAGCGAACGCTCAAACAACTGGGACTCAGCGAATCGCTCTCGCCCAGCAGCGTCCGCAAACTAAGCGACGGCTATCAAACCCTGCTGGCCAGCCGTCAACGCGTGCAAGAACTGCAATCCGAACGCCAACAACGCCGTCGTGAACTGCAGTCGCTGGCCAAACGCATCGAAGGTCTATACCTGGAAGCGGTGGGACCCGAAGCCGAAACGGCGGCATCCCAGAAAGCCAAACGTCAGGAAGCGGGCGACGATCATGACGACGATTTTGCCGACTTGCACGCCGCCACAACGCCGGCCCCTCAGAGCAGCGTGCCGCTGCGCAAAGACCCGCTGGGCCAACTGACGCAGCTGAACGAAGAACTCTCCCGGCAACAACACTGGATCAAACGCCGGCGGGAATTGATCGAACAGGACCATCAATACAAACGTCAGCAGGCCGCCCTGACGCGATCGATCGAGCGAACCGAACAGAACCGTCGCTCGCTGTGGGCCAAGTGTGGCGTCGTCACCGCCGAACAGTTCTACCAATTGGTCGATCACAAAGCCAAATTGACCGAATTGAAAGCCGAAGCCGAAGAGCTGCAACAACAATTTCGCAAAATGATCGGCAACCAGGTCGACTATGACGAAGTGCTGCAACAGCTCGAAGGCGCCAAACTGACCGATCTGGAAGGCCGTTGGGACCGATTGACCAACCAAATCGCCCAGGCCAACCAACGCATCGACGCGCTGCGGACCAAGCAGGGCGAACTGTCCCAGGAAATGAAGCAGCTCTCCCAGGATCATCGTCTGTCCACCGCGCAGTTGGAATTGGGCTGCGTGGAACGGCAAATCGAAGGCCTGGCACGCCGTTGGCAAACCCTGGCGATGACCAGCTGCCTGCTGGAAGACGTTTGCAAAACCGTCGAAAACGAACGCCAACCGGAAACCCTCCGCGAAGCATCCAGCTTCCTGACCCAGCTGACCGACGGCAAATACACGCGGATCTGGACGCCGCTGGGAACCAACCGCCTGAACATCGACGCCAGCGAAGGCGGCTCGCTGCGGCTGGAGGTGCTCAGCCGCGGGACTCGCGAAGCGGTGTTCATCGCCCTGCGACTTTCACTGGCCGCCGCCTATGCTCGCCGCGGCGTGATGCTGCCCCTGGTCCTGGACGATGTGTTGGTCAATTTCGACCGCACCCGCGCCCTGCATGCCGCCCGTACCCTGCAAACCTTCGCCGAACTCGGCCATCAGGTCATGATGTTCACCTGCCACGAACACATCGCCGATATCTTCCACGAAATCGGCGCCGAAGTCCGCCTGCTGCCCGAACAAGGCTCGCCCGGATCGGCCACCATCCTCGAACCGCCTCAATACGAAGAGGAACCGGAATACGAGGAACAGCAGGAGTACGAGGAGGAAGTTTACGAGGAAGAGGAACAGGAAGTCTACGAAGAACCGGAGGCAGTTGCCGAGCCGGAGCCAGAACCCGAGCCGGAACCGGAACCCGAACCACAGGCTGTGACTCCTGAACCGGAACCGGAACCCGAACCCGAACCGCAGTTGGTGCTGCCCGAGCCAGTCGCGAAACCGACTCCGCCCCCCAAACCAGCTCCCCAGCCCGAACCGCTGGTCGTGTTGCCGCCGCCGCGTCCGGTTGTGCGGCGCCCTGCCCCGGCGCGGCCCGAGCCAGTTTTTGCCGAACCGATCATCCACGAACCCGAACCGGTGCTCGCCAAACAGGGTGAGCCTTCGATCGACTGGATGTGGTACGAACGCGACAACGACCAACACGCCTCCTCGGCCCCACAACCGGTCACGGCGCAGGCCGACGCCAAACAAGCGGCGCCCCAGCTCTCCGGAGATCTGTGGTTCAACAGCGACCCCAGCACCGCAGTTCCACCGGTTCCCGAAGAGGTCTGGGACCGCCCCGAAGCCTGGTGGGACGGAAAACGAGACCGTACGTCAGCCTTTCCAGGCTGA